The following are encoded together in the Humulus lupulus chromosome 5, drHumLupu1.1, whole genome shotgun sequence genome:
- the LOC133777675 gene encoding glycosylinositol phosphorylceramide mannosyl transferase 1-like produces MNIDTNMSTIITASALDGNGALYSRAKERAITRGAYTSRAPLLLRRLRLLLAPAKLRLLLGFCVFCVVVFVTSRLRYLMGWIPHDPSSVSSSSRGGYTVLINTWKRNSLLKQAVAHYASCSGTDAIHVVWSENDPPSDSLKIFLKKMVLSYSQTIHKPNFKFDINEEDNLNNRFKPIKDLSTDAIFSVDDDVIVPCSTLDFAFTVWQSAPFTMVGFVPRMHWLDKERNGLAYYKYGGWWSVWWMGTYSMVLSKAAFFHRKYLDFYTYEMSPTIHDYVTSERNCEDIAMSLLIANSTGAPPIWVKGKIYETGSTGISSMKGHSNRRNKCLNDFISLYGKMPLVSTNVKAVDARQEWFW; encoded by the exons ATGAACATTGATACAAACATGTCCACGATCATAACCGCCTCAGCTCTAGACGGTAATGGTGCCCTCTACTCTCGGGCGAAGGAGAGAGCCATCACTAGAGGCGCCTACACTAGCCGCGCTCCACTCCTTCTTCGCCGGCTGCGCCTCCTTCTAGCGCCGGCTAAGCTGAGGCTACTTCTTGGTTTCTGCGTCTTCTGCGTCGTCGTTTTCGTCACCTCGAGGCTTAGGTATTTGATGGGTTGGATCCCTCACGACCCTTCTTCGGTTTCCTCTTCTTCGAG AGGTGGCTACACTGTTCTTATTAACACTTGGAAGAGAAATTCTCTTCTTAAGCAGGCTGTGGCTCATTATGCTTCCTGTAGTGGAACGGATGCTATACATGTGGTTTGGAGTGAAAATGATCCCCCATCAGATAGCCTGAAAATCTTTCTTAAGAAAATGGTTTTATCCTATTCACAGACGATTCATAAACCCAATTTCAAATTCGACATCAATGAAGAAGATAATCTTAATAATAGATTCAAACCAATTAAGGACCTCTCGACAGATGCCATTTTCTCAGTTGATGACGATGTAATTGTTCCGTGTTCCACCTTGGATTTTGCTTTCACGGTATGGCAAAGTGCACCGTTCACTATGGTGGGATTTGTCCCTCGGATGCATTGGCTGGATAAGGAG CGTAACGGTTTAGCATATTATAAATATGGAGGGTGGTGGTCAGTTTGGTGGATGGGAACTTATAGTATGGTTCTCTCAAAAGCTGCATTCTTTCACAGGAAATACTTGGACTTTTATACTTATGAGATGTCCCCAACAATTCATGACTATGTGACCAGTGAGAG AAACTGTGAAGATATAGCTATGTCCCTGCTCATTGCCAATTCTACTGGCGCTCCTCCAATTTGGGTAAAAG GAAAAATATATGAGACTGGATCAACTGGAATTAGCAGTATGAAGGGGCATAGCAACAGGAGGAACAAGTGTCTTAACGACTTTATTTCGTTGTATGGGAAAATGCCACTAGTATCAACAAATGTTAAAGCTGTAGACGCCAGGCAGGAATGGTTCTGGTAG